A region from the Sphaerodactylus townsendi isolate TG3544 linkage group LG01, MPM_Stown_v2.3, whole genome shotgun sequence genome encodes:
- the MATR3 gene encoding matrin-3 isoform X2, with amino-acid sequence MLHQSTNPAPGILGPPPPPFHLGGPPIGSRGNGSMQGPRHMQKGRLETSRVVHIMDFQRGKNLRYQLLQLVEPFGIITNHLILNKINEAFIEMSTTEDAQAVVEYYSSTPALVFGKPVRVHLSQKYKRIKKPEVKPDQKFEPPKQELGRVIHLSNLPHSGYSDNAVLKLAEPYGKIKNYILMRMKSQAFIEMDSREAAVAMMENCTDKALWFQGRCVKVDLSEKYKKLVLRIPNKGADLLKKDKPRKRGLSPDSKDSGSEKKSKTDDSDKNETSSIEDKDKKREESDTKGDEQADQDDSNLILESEDELLVDEEEAAALLESGSSAAEDADVANLGDVATTEDTTANADGSVKPEGNAGTATPGKKLKKRHVGGFPRSMEGFVTLDEVGDEEDSDQKLRKAGLLKSALKSESGTAEGKAVKTEESGTENEAMENGAKTENLNQETSDETNNTAALDQVKKESTDVQETAQEKPAVPDEYRIGPYQPNVPVGVNFVMPRSGFYCRLCSLFYTNEETAKKTHCSSLSHYQKLKKHMEKMAEEQKQKKDA; translated from the exons GAAACAAGCAGAGTTGTTCACATTATGGATTTTCAGAGAGGAAAAAACTTGCGATACCAACTTCTGCAGCTTGTTGAACCTTTTGGAATAATCACAAATCACCTGATCTTAAACAAAATTAATGAG GCGTTCATTGAAATGTCTACCACTGAAGATGCTCAGGCTGTAGTGGAATATTACTCCTCAACACCAGCATTAGTATTTGGCAAGCCTGTGAGAGTACACTTATCACAGAAGTATAAAAGAATAAAG AAACCGGAAGTGAAGCCTGACCAAAAATTCGAACCTCCCAAGCAAGAGCTTGGCCGTGTGATCCATCTCAGCAATTTGCCTCATTCGGGATATTCTGATAATGCCGTACTCAAACTAGCAGAGCCCTATGGCAAAATAAAGAACTACATACTGATGAGAATGAAGAGCCAG GCTTTCATAGAGATGGATTCCAGAGAAGCTGCTGTTGCCATGATGGAGAACTGCACCGACAAAGCCCTTTGGTTCCAGGGCAGATGTGTGAAAGTAGACTTGTCAGAAAAATACAAGAAATTAGTATTAAGG attccTAACAAAGGAGCAGATTTGTTGAAAAAAGATAAACCCCG AAAGAGAGGCCTTTCTCCAGACAGTAAAGATTCtggaagtgaaaaaaaatccaagaccGACGACAGTGATAAAAATGAAACTAGCAGTATTGAAGATAAAgacaagaagagagaagagtcaGATACCAAAGGTGACGAGCAAGCAGACCAGGACGACTCCAATCTAATTCTTGAATCGGAAGATGAGTTGTTAGTAGACGAGGAGGAAGCGGCGGCATTACTAGAAAGCGGCAGTTCAGCAGCTGAGGATGCTGACGTTGCCAACTTGGGCGATGTAGCAACAACAGAAGACACAACGGCTAACGCTGATGGTAGTGTCAAACCAGAAGGGAATGCTGGAACTGCAACACCAGGAAAGAAACTCAAAAAG AGACACGTAGGTGGATTTCCGAGAAGCATGGAAGGTTTTGTCACTCTAGACGAAGTTGGCGACGAGGAGGATTCCGATCAGAAGCTACGGAAAGCTGGCCTGCTGAAATCTGCTCTGAAGAGCGAGAGCGGCACAGCTGAGGGCAAAGCTGTTAAAACTGAAGAAAGCGGGACAGAAAATGAAGCAATGGAGAACGGTGCCAAAACTGAGAACTTGAACCAGGAAACCTCTGACGAGACCAACAATACGGCAGCATTGGATCAAGTGAAAAAAGAAAGTACAGATGTGCAAGAAACTGCCCAAGAGAAACCCGCTGTTCCGGATGAATACAGAATTGGACCATATCAGCCAAATGTTCCTGTTG GTGTCAACTTTGTAATGCCCAGATCTGGATTTTACTGCCGATTGTGTTCTTTATTCTACACCAATGAAGAGACAGCAAAAAAGACCCATTGCAGCAGTCTTTCCCACTACCAAAAGTTGAAG AaacacatggagaaaatggctgaagaacAAAAGCAGAAAAAGGATGCTTAA
- the PAIP2 gene encoding polyadenylate-binding protein-interacting protein 2 — translation MKDPSRRSTSPNIINEDVIMNGHSHEDDNPFAEYMWMENEEEFNRQIEEELWEEEFIERCFQEMLEEEEEHEWFIPARDLPQTMDQIQDQLTDLVISDGSSLEDLVGKSNLNPNAKEFVPGVKY, via the exons ATGAAAGACCCAAGTCGCAGGAGTACTAGTCCAAACATCATCAACGAAGACGTGATCATGAATGGTCACTCTCATGAAGACGATAACCCATTTGCTGAGTACATGTGGATGGAAAATGAAGAGGAGTTCAACAGGCAG ATTGAGGAAgagttgtgggaagaagaatttATAGAACGTTGCTTCCAGGAGAtgctggaagaggaggaagaacacGAGTGGTTTATCCCAGCCAGAGATCTCCCGCAAACGATGGATCAAATCCAGGACCAGCTAACTGATCTTGTTATCAGTGATGGTTCATCACTGGAAGATCTGGTG GGCAAGAGTAATCTCAATCCGAACGCAAAGGAGTTTGTTCCTGGGGTGAAGTACTAA